One Oryza brachyantha chromosome 3, ObraRS2, whole genome shotgun sequence DNA segment encodes these proteins:
- the LOC102718811 gene encoding transcription factor bHLH30-like — translation MGAHGDDHHHHHHHQEAGVLVDEEEEEEEEEEIEQDCGGPTSGVVEQEIGGDGGGGCHDAAGMVFEATSSVGSVSATMGPPPIMCWPQPAQPVHGAIHGHHNLGGGGGGQQSPFFPLLPPLPPQPPPPPPFFADFYARRALQYAYDHSGGASSSSDPLGLGGLYMGQHGSHVAGMMMTPPFAPSPFGDLGRMTAQEIMDAKALAASKSHSEAERRRRERINAHLARLRSLLPNTTKTDKASLLAEVIQHVKELKRQTSEITEEACPLPTESDELTVDASSDEDGRLVVRASLCCDDRTDLLPDLIRALKALRLRALKAEITTLGGRVKNVLVVTGDDSAACAGADGDGEQQEEDAMQAPMSPQHTVASIQDALRAVMERTTSATEEPGGSGAGGGLKRQRTTSLSAILENRSI, via the exons ATGGGTGCTCATGGAGATGATCACCAccatcatcaccaccaccaagaAGCCGGGGTGCtcgtcgacgaggaggaggaggaggaggaggaggaggagatcgagcAGGATTGCGGTGGCCCGACGAGCGGCGTGGTGGAACAAGAGATAGGGGGAGACGGTGGAGGAGGGTGCCATGATGCTGCTGGGATGGTGTTCGAAGCAACCAGTAGCGTGGGGAGCGTGAGCGCCACCATGGGGCCTCCCCCGATCATGTGCTGGCCACAGCCGGCGCAGCCTGTCCACGGTGCAATCCACGGTCACCACAAcctaggcggcggcggcggcggccagcagAGCCCGTTCTTcccgctgctgccgccccTACCCCctcagccgccaccgccgcccccgtTCTTCGCCGACTTCTACGCGCGGCGGGCGCTCCAGTACGCTTACGACCACTCCGGCGGTGCGTCGTCCTCGTCCGACCCTCTCGGCCTGGGCGGCCTCTACATGGGACAGCACGGCTCCCACGTCGCCGGGATGATGATGACGCCGCCCTTCGCCCCGTCACCGTTCGGCGACCTGGGCCGGATGACCGCGCAGGAGATCATGGACGCCAAGGCGCTGGCCGCGTCCAAGAGCCACAGCGaggccgagcgccgccgccgcgagcgcaTCAACGCGCATCTCGCCCGCCTCCGCAGCCTCCTCCCCAACACAACCAAG ACGGACAAGGCGTCGCTGCTCGCGGAGGTGATCCAGCACGTCAAGGAGCTGAAGCGGCAGACGTCGGAGATCACAGAGGAGGCGTGCCCGCTGCCCACCGAGTCGGATGAGCTCACCGTCGACGCGTCGAGCGACGAGGACGGGCGCCTCGTCGTGCGCGCGTCGCTCTGCTGCGACGATCGCACCGACCTCCTGCCGGACCTCATCCGCGCGCTCAAGGCGCTCCGGCTGCGCGCGCTCAAGGCCGAGATCACCACCCTCGGCGGCCGGGTCAAGAACGTGCTCGTGGTCACCGGGGATGACAGCGCCGCCTGCGCCGGGGCGGACGGGGACGgcgagcagcaggaggaggatgcgATGCAGGCGCCCATGTCGCCGCAGCACACTGTCGCGTCCATCCAGGACGCGCTGCGCGCCGTCATGGAGCGGACGACGTCGGCTACCGAGGAGCCCGGCGGGtcgggcgccggcggtggactCAAGCGGCAGCGCACCACGAGCCTCTCGGCGATCCTAGAGAACAGGTCTATCTAA